Proteins found in one Butyricicoccus intestinisimiae genomic segment:
- the nrdG gene encoding anaerobic ribonucleoside-triphosphate reductase activating protein, translating into MNYATIKFYDVANGTGVRVSLFVSGCRHHCKGCFNAETWDFSYGEPYTQETEDSIIDGLKPDYITGLSLLGGEPFEPENQPALTALLRRVKTQLPEKTVWCYTGYTYDTDLAEGGSVFTDVTREMLSYIDILVDGEFIEEQRDLTLRFRGSRNQRILTLKNGICTQIESCE; encoded by the coding sequence ATGAATTATGCGACGATAAAATTTTATGATGTGGCGAATGGCACAGGTGTCCGCGTCAGCTTGTTTGTCTCCGGCTGCCGCCATCACTGCAAGGGCTGCTTTAATGCGGAGACATGGGACTTTTCCTATGGCGAACCGTACACGCAGGAAACAGAGGACAGCATCATAGACGGCTTAAAACCAGATTATATCACGGGCTTGTCTCTGCTCGGCGGAGAGCCGTTTGAACCGGAGAATCAGCCCGCCCTGACGGCGCTGCTGCGGCGGGTTAAGACGCAACTGCCGGAAAAGACGGTTTGGTGCTATACCGGCTATACCTATGACACGGATTTGGCAGAGGGCGGCTCTGTGTTTACAGACGTCACGCGCGAGATGCTCTCGTATATTGACATTCTTGTAGATGGCGAATTTATCGAAGAACAACGAGATTTGACGCTGCGGTTCCGCGGAAGCCGAAATCAGCGCATTCTCACGCTGAAAAACGGAATTTGTA